A part of Bacteroidota bacterium genomic DNA contains:
- a CDS encoding TetR/AcrR family transcriptional regulator: MAMGIIERKEREKEHRREEIVTAAEKIFFEKGLATATMDEIAEAAELSKGTLYLYYKSKEDLYLAVAMRGSEIMYNMFLEATSPEKSTIERVVGLGDAYYRFFKENPDYFRMYQYFDNAQFHRQVSEDMLGSCAAKDQRVWDLVIGLIQQGIDEGLFDAGLDAKQAAIILWANGNAIMRLMDREDTYFTEHMKLDLEATLQKAYQLILEGMMTKKGKTKYHAIRKVEVED, from the coding sequence ATGGCAATGGGCATAATTGAGCGAAAAGAGCGGGAAAAAGAACATCGCCGCGAAGAAATAGTAACGGCGGCTGAAAAAATCTTCTTTGAAAAAGGTCTTGCGACAGCCACAATGGACGAAATTGCAGAGGCCGCAGAACTGAGCAAAGGGACTCTGTATCTCTACTACAAGAGCAAAGAAGACCTCTACCTTGCAGTGGCAATGCGAGGCTCGGAAATCATGTACAACATGTTTCTCGAAGCGACATCCCCCGAAAAATCCACGATTGAAAGAGTTGTCGGCCTTGGAGATGCATACTACCGGTTCTTCAAAGAGAATCCCGACTACTTCAGAATGTACCAGTACTTCGACAATGCACAGTTCCACAGACAAGTATCGGAAGACATGCTCGGCAGCTGTGCGGCAAAGGATCAGCGAGTTTGGGATCTCGTTATCGGGTTGATTCAACAGGGAATTGATGAAGGATTGTTTGATGCAGGCCTCGACGCAAAACAGGCGGCAATTATTCTCTGGGCAAACGGCAATGCCATCATGCGATTGATGGACCGGGAGGATACCTACTTTACGGAACATATGAAGCTGGATCTGGAAGCGACATTGCAGAAAGCATACCAGTTGATTCTCGAAGGAATGATGACCAAGAAAGGAAAGACAAAATATCATGCAATCAGAAAGGTTGAGGTGGAAGACTGA
- a CDS encoding TolC family protein gives MKKLFFILLVFVGITTAQAQQTIELTVERAITLALDNSKALHASLMRLNYADAKSSEVNTSRLPNLKFVGGYTRLSDVPPFAVTLPQQLGGNSFTLAPSVLNNYAMKVSLEQPLFAGFKLSAVSAAADYSAKASEQEFARSKSDLIYNTRAAYWNLFKARELKKVTDENVEQVKAHLKDVEFMLQQGMATTSDVLNVQVQLSDAQLRQIEANNNVQLAMISLNNTIGIPLQTNIVIDSDINHTTQATYTNLNSIIGKAMDARPELKAMEYRVKATEAGVTAAKAGWWPQIFLSANYNYNRPNQRIQPAQDIFKDTWDVTLGVSLDIWNWGKTLHQTDQASAQYEEAKDGFAQVRDQVTLEITQAFLNLNQAKERTVVAEKGVQQAQESYRVTNNRFKEGLAQNSDMLDAEVALLTAKTKYTQALVDHELAEAWLLRAIGG, from the coding sequence ATGAAGAAGCTGTTCTTTATACTTCTCGTGTTCGTCGGCATTACGACAGCGCAAGCACAACAAACGATTGAATTGACCGTCGAGAGAGCGATCACACTTGCGCTCGACAACAGCAAAGCGCTGCACGCGTCGCTCATGCGGTTGAACTACGCGGATGCAAAATCCTCGGAGGTCAATACGTCACGACTGCCCAATCTAAAATTCGTCGGCGGGTATACACGTCTCAGCGACGTGCCGCCATTTGCCGTGACGTTGCCGCAACAACTCGGCGGAAACTCGTTTACGCTGGCTCCATCTGTTCTGAACAACTATGCAATGAAAGTCAGCTTGGAACAACCTCTCTTTGCCGGCTTCAAGCTCTCGGCGGTCTCGGCAGCGGCTGATTATTCAGCAAAGGCTTCCGAGCAGGAGTTCGCCCGCAGCAAATCGGATTTGATCTACAATACCAGAGCGGCATACTGGAATCTGTTCAAGGCGAGGGAGTTGAAGAAGGTCACCGACGAGAACGTCGAGCAAGTCAAGGCTCATCTTAAGGATGTCGAATTCATGCTCCAGCAGGGGATGGCGACAACAAGTGATGTGTTGAATGTTCAGGTTCAGCTTTCGGATGCTCAGCTCCGTCAGATTGAGGCGAACAACAATGTGCAACTGGCAATGATTTCGCTGAACAACACAATTGGCATTCCGTTGCAGACAAACATTGTCATTGACTCGGATATCAACCACACGACGCAGGCAACGTACACAAATCTAAACTCCATTATCGGGAAGGCGATGGACGCTCGTCCGGAGTTGAAGGCAATGGAGTATCGGGTGAAAGCAACGGAAGCTGGAGTCACGGCCGCAAAGGCCGGTTGGTGGCCGCAGATTTTCCTGAGCGCCAACTACAACTACAACCGGCCGAACCAACGCATTCAGCCTGCGCAGGATATTTTCAAGGACACGTGGGATGTAACGCTGGGCGTTTCGCTCGATATCTGGAATTGGGGCAAGACACTCCATCAGACCGATCAGGCGAGCGCGCAGTACGAGGAGGCGAAAGATGGTTTTGCGCAGGTTCGTGACCAGGTGACGCTCGAAATCACTCAGGCCTTTCTGAATCTAAACCAGGCAAAGGAGCGGACGGTTGTTGCGGAGAAAGGTGTTCAGCAGGCGCAGGAGAGCTACCGTGTCACCAACAACCGCTTCAAAGAGGGTCTCGCGCAAAACAGTGACATGCTCGATGCGGAAGTCGCCCTCCTCACGGCGAAGACAAAGTACACGCAGGCACTTGTTGATCATGAGCTTGCCGAAGCGTGGCTGCTGCGCGCTATCGGCGGATAA
- a CDS encoding efflux RND transporter periplasmic adaptor subunit, with the protein MRRVKIIGIGVLILGAIVTILLYNKTQMQAKSKTTIITSYPVSVTSVMKSQLSETLSLVGTIAANNDVAVVSETQGRVVAINAGVGDFKSSGAVLVQIDDELKKADFMKAEVNYERAKKDAERFKSLREERAATEWQKENAWQAFKVAEAQYVRSRKEYRDTKISTPIAGIVTSRPVDVGTMVQPGMVVANVVDISKLKVKLNVAEQDAFKLKAGDPVEITTDVYPGVKFAGKIASISAKADESHTYPVEITLPNSKEHPLKAGMFGRVNFVSMTRTETLAIPREALIGSVKNPQVFVIENGMAKRRDLVVGDLIGSNIAVLQGLREGETVVVSGQNNLKDSVTVDIVN; encoded by the coding sequence ATGAGAAGGGTAAAAATCATCGGAATCGGCGTTCTCATTCTCGGAGCGATTGTCACAATTCTCCTCTACAACAAAACGCAGATGCAGGCGAAATCAAAGACAACAATTATTACCTCGTACCCGGTATCGGTAACGAGCGTGATGAAATCCCAACTATCCGAAACCCTCTCTCTGGTCGGGACGATAGCGGCGAACAATGATGTTGCCGTTGTCTCTGAAACGCAGGGACGGGTTGTTGCCATCAATGCAGGCGTGGGCGATTTCAAATCCTCCGGCGCCGTGCTTGTGCAGATTGATGATGAACTGAAGAAGGCGGACTTCATGAAGGCGGAAGTCAACTACGAGCGGGCGAAGAAAGACGCCGAGCGGTTCAAGAGTCTGCGGGAGGAACGCGCTGCCACGGAATGGCAGAAGGAAAATGCCTGGCAGGCGTTCAAGGTTGCCGAAGCGCAATACGTCCGCTCCCGCAAAGAGTATCGCGATACGAAGATCAGCACGCCGATTGCCGGAATTGTTACCTCTCGCCCTGTTGATGTCGGCACGATGGTGCAGCCGGGCATGGTGGTGGCGAACGTCGTTGATATTTCAAAGCTGAAAGTAAAGCTGAATGTCGCCGAGCAGGACGCATTCAAATTGAAGGCCGGCGACCCCGTCGAAATTACGACTGATGTCTATCCGGGGGTGAAGTTCGCCGGAAAGATTGCCAGCATCAGTGCCAAGGCGGATGAATCCCATACCTATCCCGTCGAGATTACGCTTCCGAACAGCAAAGAACATCCGCTGAAGGCGGGTATGTTTGGCCGGGTGAATTTCGTCTCGATGACGCGGACGGAAACGCTTGCAATTCCCCGCGAAGCCCTCATCGGCAGTGTGAAGAATCCGCAGGTCTTCGTTATTGAAAACGGAATGGCGAAGCGACGCGATCTTGTGGTGGGCGACTTGATCGGCTCGAACATTGCCGTGCTGCAAGGGTTGCGTGAAGGCGAGACTGTCGTGGTAAGCGGCCAGAACAATCTGAAGGACAGCGTTACTGTTGACATCGTGAACTGA
- a CDS encoding efflux RND transporter permease subunit, producing MTLTELSIKRPTLIVVIFAALTVVGLFSLTQLKYELLPKITPPFVAITTVYPGASPNEVETSVTKLIEDAVSGIDKISTVYGTSTEGASFVSIEFTMSANVNIALQDVQRKVNEVASRLPDGAKTPIVSKFALDELPVLRMGLTANMPSREFYQLVKDKIQAKLAKIAGVGQITLVGGDEREIKVNIDAQKLRSYGLSLLQVTQAIKTSNLDFPTGKVKEGGQQYIVRIAGKFSSVDALRDLVVAQSKQGGDIKLSDIAEIEDGQKEYSQISRIDGKTSIGVLVSKQSDANTVDVSALVRKEIPNIEELYKEHGLKFDIAQDGSTFTLDAANAVKKDLAIAVILVAIVMLAFLHSIRNSVIVMIAIPASLISTFIAMYAFGLTLNLMTLLGLSLVVGILVDDSIVVLENIYRHLEKGDEKRVAALKGRNEIGFAALSITLVDVVVFVPLALVSGLVGNIMREFALTVVFSTLMSLFVSFTITPLLASRFAKLEHLTKNSLLGKFGVWFEAKFDAMTRSYLQILKWGLANRGKVVGITVALLIASFALVPLGFIGSEFIAVADRGEFAVTLELPPGSTVENTNFITQQAERMISEMPEVRKMFVNVGASSDGFLAQSSNNIAELTVTLVPKRERKKSTDAVADEIKQKLAEIPGAKVRANPIGIFGTANQTPIQLVVSGTSYEDARHAAEQVADVVRRIPGTADVRLSSEEGKPETRVEIDRQKMAAFGLNLAEVGQTLRVAFNGDDDSKFRDGDNEYAIRILFDQFDRSKTSDIGSVTFVNRKGQLIELKQFADIYQATGPTKLQRQDRNPSVTVLSQAVGRPSGSIGEDIRAGLAKVTLPQGVTIAYKGDLQNQAEGFASLGLALIAAVLFMYMIMVALYDSYVYPFVVMFSVPVAMIGALLALALTMKSLSIFSILGVIMLVGLVGKNAILLVDRTNQMRAEANLSTFDALIEAGQTRLRPIMMTTVAMVFGMLPIAMSTEAGAEWKSGLAWAIIGGLTSSLLLTLVLVPVVYMYVDSLKEKIPALFRRVAWTSKLSLKKRIPDLHPQFQPE from the coding sequence ATGACACTCACTGAATTATCCATCAAACGTCCGACGCTTATCGTCGTCATCTTTGCGGCGCTAACTGTCGTCGGACTCTTCAGTCTCACCCAGCTCAAGTACGAGTTGCTGCCGAAGATTACACCTCCGTTCGTTGCCATCACGACTGTGTATCCGGGTGCTTCGCCGAACGAAGTGGAAACCTCCGTCACCAAGCTGATCGAGGACGCCGTCTCCGGCATCGACAAGATTTCGACGGTGTACGGGACATCTACCGAAGGCGCTTCGTTCGTCTCCATCGAATTCACGATGTCCGCTAATGTCAACATCGCTTTGCAGGATGTTCAGCGCAAAGTCAACGAGGTTGCATCCCGATTGCCTGACGGAGCCAAGACGCCGATTGTCTCGAAGTTTGCGCTCGACGAGCTTCCCGTTCTTCGCATGGGACTGACCGCCAACATGCCGTCACGCGAGTTCTATCAACTCGTCAAAGACAAGATTCAGGCGAAGCTGGCAAAGATTGCCGGTGTCGGTCAGATAACGCTTGTCGGCGGAGACGAGCGGGAAATCAAGGTGAACATTGATGCGCAGAAACTACGTTCGTACGGACTTTCGTTGTTGCAAGTAACGCAAGCAATCAAAACCTCGAATCTCGATTTTCCTACAGGGAAAGTAAAAGAAGGTGGTCAGCAGTATATTGTCCGCATTGCCGGAAAATTTTCTTCGGTTGATGCATTGCGTGATCTTGTCGTTGCGCAGTCAAAGCAGGGCGGGGACATCAAGCTGTCGGATATTGCCGAGATTGAAGATGGGCAGAAAGAGTACTCACAAATCAGCCGCATCGACGGCAAGACGTCGATTGGCGTACTCGTGTCGAAGCAATCCGATGCCAACACTGTTGACGTAAGCGCCCTTGTGCGGAAAGAAATTCCGAACATTGAGGAACTCTACAAAGAACACGGTCTGAAGTTCGATATTGCGCAGGACGGCTCGACGTTCACGCTCGATGCAGCCAATGCTGTGAAGAAAGATTTGGCGATTGCCGTGATTCTTGTCGCTATTGTGATGCTTGCATTCCTGCACAGCATTCGCAACTCCGTCATCGTCATGATTGCGATTCCGGCTTCGCTGATCTCGACATTCATTGCAATGTATGCGTTCGGGTTGACGCTGAACCTGATGACGCTGCTCGGGCTTTCGCTTGTGGTCGGCATTCTCGTTGACGACTCGATTGTGGTGTTGGAGAATATCTACCGCCATCTCGAAAAGGGGGATGAGAAACGTGTTGCCGCGTTGAAGGGACGAAACGAAATCGGCTTTGCTGCGCTTTCGATTACGCTTGTTGACGTTGTCGTGTTCGTGCCTCTTGCGCTCGTCTCCGGCCTCGTCGGTAACATCATGCGTGAGTTTGCGCTGACGGTCGTCTTCTCGACGTTGATGAGCTTGTTCGTCTCGTTCACGATTACGCCGCTTCTCGCGTCACGCTTTGCGAAGCTCGAACATCTCACCAAAAACTCTCTGCTCGGCAAGTTCGGCGTCTGGTTCGAAGCGAAATTCGATGCGATGACCCGTTCGTATCTCCAGATTCTTAAATGGGGATTGGCAAACCGCGGCAAAGTTGTCGGGATAACAGTTGCGCTGCTGATTGCTTCGTTTGCTCTCGTGCCCCTCGGGTTTATCGGATCGGAGTTCATTGCCGTGGCAGATCGCGGCGAGTTTGCCGTTACGCTCGAATTGCCTCCCGGTTCAACCGTCGAGAATACCAACTTCATTACGCAGCAGGCCGAGCGGATGATTTCGGAAATGCCTGAAGTGCGGAAGATGTTCGTCAACGTCGGCGCTTCGAGCGACGGATTCCTTGCACAATCCTCCAACAATATCGCCGAGTTGACGGTGACGCTTGTGCCGAAGCGCGAGCGCAAGAAATCCACCGACGCTGTTGCCGACGAGATCAAGCAGAAGTTAGCCGAAATCCCCGGCGCGAAAGTCCGTGCAAATCCCATCGGCATTTTCGGGACGGCAAATCAAACGCCCATTCAGCTTGTGGTCAGCGGCACGTCGTACGAAGACGCGAGGCATGCGGCAGAACAGGTGGCCGATGTTGTGCGGAGAATCCCCGGCACCGCCGACGTTCGTCTCTCATCGGAAGAAGGAAAGCCGGAGACACGCGTCGAGATAGATAGGCAGAAAATGGCCGCTTTTGGCCTGAATTTGGCCGAAGTCGGGCAAACGCTGCGGGTAGCCTTCAACGGCGATGACGATTCGAAATTCCGTGACGGCGACAATGAGTACGCCATCCGCATCCTGTTCGATCAGTTCGACAGGTCGAAAACTTCGGACATCGGCAGCGTCACGTTCGTGAACCGCAAGGGACAATTGATTGAGCTGAAGCAGTTCGCCGACATCTACCAGGCAACCGGCCCGACGAAGTTGCAACGCCAGGACCGGAATCCTTCGGTCACCGTGTTGTCACAGGCAGTCGGACGCCCGAGCGGAAGCATCGGGGAGGATATCAGGGCGGGACTTGCAAAGGTCACGCTGCCGCAGGGCGTCACCATTGCGTACAAAGGAGACCTGCAAAACCAGGCGGAAGGATTCGCAAGCCTCGGCCTCGCGCTGATTGCCGCTGTGTTGTTCATGTACATGATTATGGTGGCGTTGTATGATTCGTACGTCTATCCGTTCGTCGTCATGTTCTCGGTTCCGGTGGCGATGATTGGCGCGTTGCTTGCGCTCGCGCTGACGATGAAGTCGCTGAGCATCTTCTCGATACTCGGAGTTATCATGCTTGTAGGATTGGTCGGCAAGAATGCTATTCTTCTCGTTGACCGCACAAACCAAATGCGCGCAGAGGCGAACCTGAGCACGTTTGATGCGCTGATTGAAGCGGGGCAGACACGTCTGCGTCCCATCATGATGACGACGGTGGCGATGGTGTTCGGCATGCTGCCGATTGCGATGAGTACCGAAGCGGGCGCCGAGTGGAAGTCCGGACTTGCGTGGGCAATCATCGGCGGACTCACCAGCTCGCTGCTGCTGACGCTCGTGCTCGTGCCCGTCGTGTACATGTACGTTGACAGCTTGAAAGAAAAAATCCCCGCTCTCTTCAGGCGCGTCGCGTGGACGAGCAAGCTCTCGCTGAAGAAACGCATCCCCGATTTGCATCCGCAGTTTCAGCCGGAGTAG
- a CDS encoding T9SS type A sorting domain-containing protein — MARLVLSLAVLLSFPLASLAQWLQQVSPSTELLWKIRFTDAANGWIVGQTRLYRTTDGGQSWSPKDTVMNLGSLRALSGDVAIYCEGWLGTGPNRGIRKTTDGGSSWRSVDTARYVYNDAKFPTPQIGYAAGREASTQQYVPAIRKTTDGGETWATIFSLNGGVDFQAVSFLDPDNGWAMTYSPALIYRTTNAGAVWTFQDTVGLYNGTTYPMRDLAFTTLDSGWAVGGIAGTSVISKTTNGGQSWIHSSGISNTIQEIAMINSRVGWIVGRVWNAPPQRTTDGGVTWHVQSTSPNLPAGGSGIYSISMLDENNGWLIFNPQGRVYKTTNGGATSVENNEVLPSAIQLFQNYPNPFNPGTHIKFTIVRQGFVSLKVFDLSGREVATLLERDMSVGEHSVEWKPENLASGVYLYQLRHGATTETRKLVLLR, encoded by the coding sequence ATGGCACGTTTGGTACTGTCTCTCGCCGTTTTGCTTTCCTTTCCGCTCGCCTCACTTGCACAATGGTTGCAACAAGTTTCACCTTCCACCGAACTCTTATGGAAGATCAGATTCACGGATGCTGCGAATGGCTGGATCGTCGGTCAAACAAGACTTTACCGGACAACCGATGGTGGACAGAGTTGGAGTCCGAAAGACACCGTTATGAATCTGGGTTCCCTGCGTGCACTCAGCGGAGATGTTGCGATCTACTGCGAAGGGTGGCTGGGAACCGGCCCCAATCGCGGTATCCGGAAAACCACGGATGGGGGTTCGAGTTGGCGCTCCGTTGATACTGCACGTTATGTATATAATGACGCAAAATTCCCCACACCACAAATCGGGTATGCCGCGGGCCGCGAAGCTTCGACCCAGCAGTACGTTCCTGCCATTCGCAAAACAACTGATGGGGGTGAAACCTGGGCGACAATCTTCAGCCTGAACGGCGGGGTTGATTTTCAAGCAGTTTCGTTTCTCGACCCAGACAATGGTTGGGCCATGACGTATTCTCCTGCGCTGATCTATCGCACCACAAATGCAGGAGCAGTTTGGACATTTCAGGATACCGTGGGCTTGTACAACGGCACAACCTATCCAATGAGAGATCTTGCATTTACAACGTTGGACAGCGGATGGGCTGTAGGTGGTATTGCGGGGACGTCCGTGATCTCCAAAACTACCAACGGGGGACAATCATGGATCCATTCAAGCGGGATTTCCAACACGATTCAGGAGATCGCGATGATAAACTCCCGGGTTGGATGGATTGTGGGGAGGGTGTGGAATGCTCCGCCACAACGAACAACGGACGGAGGAGTCACATGGCATGTGCAAAGCACTTCGCCAAACCTCCCCGCGGGCGGATCAGGAATCTATTCGATCAGTATGCTGGATGAGAACAACGGGTGGCTTATCTTCAATCCACAAGGACGAGTGTACAAAACCACGAACGGTGGCGCAACATCTGTGGAAAACAACGAAGTACTTCCGTCAGCAATTCAGCTTTTTCAAAACTATCCCAATCCTTTCAACCCGGGTACGCATATCAAGTTCACAATTGTGCGGCAGGGATTTGTTTCACTGAAGGTGTTTGACCTATCGGGAAGAGAAGTCGCCACATTGCTTGAGCGGGATATGTCCGTCGGAGAACACTCTGTTGAATGGAAGCCGGAGAACCTTGCAAGCGGTGTGTACCTGTACCAATTGCGACATGGGGCGACTACGGAAACGAGAAAGCTTGTCCTGCTTCGGTGA
- a CDS encoding response regulator transcription factor, whose translation MQKSVLIVDDEKDIIDMLKYNLEKEGYKVVSARDGRKAVEQAKQLPDLIVLDVMMPEMDGWEVCKQLKRDAKTAAIPVLFLTAKGTEFDEVLGLELGADDYIVKPVAVRTLLARVKTALRRKENAATDLASHANEILRVDKLEINVPNYTASVGNKEITLTRKEFETLVYLARNRGRVMTREVLLNVVWGQDVRVVDRTVDVHISKIREKLGAYGDYIETVKGVGYRMKA comes from the coding sequence ATGCAAAAATCAGTTCTCATCGTTGACGACGAAAAAGACATCATTGACATGCTCAAGTACAATCTTGAGAAGGAAGGGTACAAAGTAGTCAGTGCCCGCGACGGCAGGAAAGCAGTGGAGCAGGCGAAGCAACTGCCCGACCTGATTGTACTTGATGTTATGATGCCGGAGATGGATGGTTGGGAGGTGTGCAAGCAGCTCAAACGGGATGCGAAGACGGCGGCAATTCCGGTTCTGTTTCTGACGGCGAAGGGGACGGAGTTCGATGAGGTGCTCGGTCTCGAGTTGGGTGCCGATGACTACATCGTGAAGCCGGTTGCCGTCCGGACGCTTCTTGCTCGTGTGAAAACGGCTCTGCGCCGCAAGGAGAATGCAGCGACAGATCTTGCATCTCACGCCAATGAGATTCTCCGAGTGGACAAGCTGGAGATCAATGTCCCCAACTATACTGCCTCGGTCGGTAACAAGGAAATCACACTGACGCGGAAGGAGTTCGAGACGCTCGTCTATCTTGCCCGCAACCGCGGCCGCGTGATGACGCGGGAAGTGTTGCTGAATGTTGTGTGGGGGCAGGACGTGCGGGTCGTTGACCGCACGGTGGATGTGCATATCAGCAAGATCCGCGAGAAACTCGGCGCTTACGGCGACTACATCGAAACGGTGAAGGGTGTCGGCTACAGAATGAAAGCGTAA
- a CDS encoding HAMP domain-containing protein yields the protein MRRIQTKITLTYVLLTLCAFAALAVIASLTTESYLTNRKTAELSERIDVLSSLLKSDTHAGTLHHRIKTLTLATNFRITLVDGAGVVLADSDVPPDSTGRIKNHLSRPEIQQSMRGEVGSDARRSSTVNQDFLYVAKSVDFTGAEGELANVKVFRLSAHLEDITTMIREERFNIMIAGVVVLVLVIGISLFLSRRLATPMERIAGAVEQIRSGNLDTRIEVTGNDEVGRVARAVNEMVEKLKSDIVQLRKLERVRSEFLGNVSHELRTPIFSLQGFLETLLEGAIDDTTVNRDFVQKAYNHSVRLNTLLGDLITISHIESGEMKMSFRYFNLNELLSSVIEEFTPTAENNKVSLRLAPNLPADVEVLGDKERLHVVFDNLLENAIKYNKPGGDVVVSFERHDGKVRLSVADTGVGIAAEHQPRIFERFYRVDRNRSREVGGTGLGLAIVKHIIEAHGSSVQIQSTVGKGSVFSFTLKTA from the coding sequence GTGCGCCGCATTCAAACCAAAATCACGCTCACCTACGTTCTGCTGACGCTGTGCGCTTTTGCAGCACTTGCCGTGATCGCAAGTCTCACAACGGAATCCTATCTCACCAACCGGAAAACCGCGGAACTGTCGGAACGGATTGATGTCCTTTCCTCTCTTCTCAAGTCTGATACGCACGCCGGCACACTCCATCATCGTATCAAAACGCTTACGTTGGCTACGAACTTCCGCATCACACTGGTTGACGGAGCGGGCGTTGTTCTGGCAGATTCGGATGTTCCGCCCGACAGTACCGGCCGCATCAAGAACCATCTCTCGCGTCCAGAGATTCAACAGTCAATGCGCGGCGAAGTGGGGAGTGATGCACGCCGCAGCTCGACCGTGAATCAGGATTTCCTCTACGTTGCCAAATCCGTTGATTTCACGGGAGCCGAAGGCGAATTGGCCAATGTGAAAGTGTTCCGGCTCAGCGCCCATCTCGAAGACATTACGACGATGATACGGGAAGAACGCTTCAATATCATGATTGCGGGAGTTGTGGTGCTCGTGCTTGTCATCGGCATCAGTCTTTTCCTTTCGCGAAGACTTGCCACGCCGATGGAACGGATTGCCGGGGCGGTGGAGCAAATCCGTTCAGGCAATCTTGATACGAGGATTGAAGTAACGGGCAATGACGAGGTCGGCAGAGTGGCCCGGGCTGTCAACGAGATGGTCGAGAAACTCAAATCGGATATTGTTCAACTGAGAAAACTTGAGCGTGTGCGCAGCGAGTTCCTTGGGAATGTCTCGCACGAATTGCGGACGCCGATTTTCTCGTTGCAGGGATTTCTGGAGACGTTGCTTGAAGGGGCAATTGACGATACGACGGTAAACAGGGATTTTGTCCAGAAGGCGTACAACCATTCCGTCCGGTTGAACACACTGCTTGGCGATCTCATTACGATCTCCCACATAGAATCGGGTGAGATGAAAATGAGTTTTCGCTATTTCAATCTCAACGAACTTCTCTCCTCCGTCATCGAAGAGTTCACGCCGACGGCGGAAAACAACAAGGTGAGTCTGCGGCTTGCTCCCAACCTTCCTGCCGATGTCGAGGTGCTGGGAGATAAGGAACGCCTGCATGTTGTGTTCGATAATTTGCTGGAGAATGCGATAAAGTACAACAAACCGGGTGGCGACGTGGTTGTGTCCTTCGAGCGTCACGATGGCAAAGTCCGCCTCAGCGTTGCGGATACAGGAGTCGGCATTGCGGCTGAACATCAGCCGAGAATTTTCGAGCGGTTCTATCGTGTTGACAGAAACCGCTCGCGGGAAGTCGGCGGCACCGGGCTCGGGCTTGCGATTGTGAAGCACATCATTGAAGCACATGGGAGCAGTGTTCAGATTCAAAGCACAGTGGGAAAGGGGAGTGTGTTCAGTTTTACGTTGAAGACAGCATAG